A single Vigna radiata var. radiata cultivar VC1973A chromosome 8, Vradiata_ver6, whole genome shotgun sequence DNA region contains:
- the LOC106772279 gene encoding ras-related protein RABE1a, with translation MAAIPARARADYDYLIKLLLIGDSGVGKSCLLLRFSDGSFTTSFITTIGIDFKIRTIELDGKRIKLQIWDTAGQERFRTITTAYYRGAMGILLVYDVTDESSFNNIRNWIRNIEQHASDNVNKILVGNKADMDESKRAVPTSKGQALADEYGIKFFETSAKTNMNVDEVFFSIARDIKQRLADNDSKTEPSTLKINQPDQGAGSSQAAQKSACCGS, from the exons ATGGCTGCTATTCCTGCAAGAGCTCGAGCCGATTATGATTATCTCATCAAGCTTCTCCTAATCGGCGATAGCG GTGTGGGTAAGAGTTGCCTTCTATTGCGGTTCTCGGATGGATCTTTCACTACTAGTTTCATCACGACCATTGG tatcGATTTCAAAATAAGGACCATAGAGCTCGATGGCAAGCGAATCAAATTGCAAATATGGGATACAGCTGGTCAAGAGAGGTTTCGAACTATTACAACTG CCTATTATCGTGGAGCCATGGGTATTTTGCTTGTGTATGATGTTACTGACGAGTCATCTTTTAACA ACATCAGGAATTGGATTCGCAACATTGAACAGCATGCTTCTGACAATGTCAACAAGATATTAGTGGGGAACAAAGCTGACATGGATGAAAGCAAAAGG GCTGTTCCAACTTCAAAGGGCCAAGCTCTAGCAGATGAATATGGCATCAAGTTTTTTGAGACG AGTGCAAAAACTAATATGAACGTGGATGAGGTTTTCTTTTCAATAGCCCGGGACATCAAGCAAAGACTTGCAGACAATGACTCAAAGACTGag CCCTCGACACTGAAGATTAACCAACCTGACCAGGGAGCAGGGTCTTCCCAAGCCGCTCAAAAATCTGCTTGCTGCGGTTCGTAA
- the LOC106770373 gene encoding uncharacterized protein LOC106770373, with translation MRKRERKSKRDDQALKVKHVKGEEKKKFKKWEGKPRKVKWKKEGNSADHEKPDEKSDMSTSDSKDKNHCKKEKSKEKKSKEKEAHVVEEDADTKTTLMLMVMTATKCVKPLNTNWYLDSGCSNHMTCNKEWLVNFNQTKKSKVKFADDSTLKVEGSGDVVINRRNGSQVVISNVLYVPDMKCNLLSIGQLVEKGFTVIMGNQNRVEIYDNKNRLVLISKTSDNRTFQVCFDGVENVHCLSAVKNEESWKWHLRFGHLNFRDLQGLEEKAMVTGMPPISLSDDACKSCLAGKQPRKAFQSEIEMRSRGCLDIVHVDICDPLDIP, from the exons ATGAGAAAGCGTGAAAGGAAGTCTAAACGTGATGACCAAGCTTTGAAAGTTAAACACGtgaaaggagaagagaagaagaagttcAAGAAGTGGGAAGGAAAACCAAGAAAAGtgaagtggaagaaagaaggaaaTAGCGCAGATCATGAAAAACCAGATGAAAAATCTGATATGAGCACATCTGATTCCAAAGATAAGAATCATTGCAAGAAAg AGAAAtcgaaagaaaagaaaagcaaggagaAGGAAGCACATGTTGTCGAAGAAGACGCAGACACAAAGACAACGCTAATGCTAATGGTGATGACAGCTACAAAATGTGTGAAACCATTAAATACAAATTGGTATCTTGATTCAGGATGTTCGAATCACATGACGTGCAACAAGGAGTGGCTTGTCAACTTCAATCAGACAAAGAAGAGTAAAGTGAAATTCGCTGATGATAGTACATTGAAGGTTGAGGGCTCAGGAGATGTTGTCATCAACAGAAGAAATGGATCTCAGGTTGTGATTTCAAACGTGTTGTATGTGCCTGATATGAAATGCAATCTCCTCAGTATTGGTCAATTGGTTGAAAAAGGCTTTACCGTGATTATGGGCAACCAGAATCGGGTTGAAATATATGACAACAAAAACAGACTGGTCTTGATCAGCAAGACTTCTGATAACAGAACATTTCAAGTTTGTTTTGATGGAGTTGAGAATGTTCATTGTCTATCGGCTGTGAAGAATGAGGAAAGTTGGAAATGGCACCTACGGTTTGGACATTTAAACTTCAGAGACTTACAGGGACTTGAAGAAAAGGCTATGGTAACAGGTATGCCACCTATTTCCCTTTCAGATGATGCTTGTAAATCTTGTTTGGCAGGCAAGCAGCCAAGGAAAGCTTTTCAATCAGAAATCGAGATGAGGTCGAGAGGATGCTTGGACATCGTACATGTTGACATCTGCGACCCACTGGATATACCCTGA